In Desulfovibrio aminophilus DSM 12254, one DNA window encodes the following:
- a CDS encoding DMT family transporter, with the protein MNRSAVANILLLITALIWGCAFVAQRLGMEHMGPFTFNGVRFALGSLALAPLFLRLERGESGRTLRRPPLGMVRGGLLLGLVLFAGATLQQQGIIHTTAGKAGFITGMYVVLVPLLGRFLGQRIGLGTWIGAGLALAGLYFLSVGESLSVNFGDVLIFIGAFFWAGHVLLIGWLTPGMTAGQAVRLSSIQFAVCAVLSLGVALAGEEITLAGLRGGLWPILYGGFMSVGVAYTLQVVAQRDAKPAHAAIILNLETVFAALAGVLLLGEGMDLRGVLGCGLMLSGMLVSQFKP; encoded by the coding sequence ATGAACCGCAGCGCCGTCGCCAACATCCTGCTCCTGATCACCGCCCTCATCTGGGGTTGCGCCTTCGTGGCCCAGCGCCTGGGCATGGAGCACATGGGCCCCTTCACCTTCAACGGCGTGCGTTTCGCCCTGGGCTCCCTGGCCCTGGCGCCGCTGTTCCTGCGCCTGGAGCGCGGCGAGAGCGGCCGGACCCTGCGCCGCCCGCCCCTGGGCATGGTCCGGGGCGGCCTGCTCCTGGGCCTGGTGCTCTTCGCCGGGGCCACGCTCCAGCAGCAGGGCATCATCCACACCACGGCGGGCAAGGCCGGTTTCATCACCGGCATGTACGTGGTCCTGGTGCCCCTCCTGGGCCGCTTCCTGGGCCAACGCATCGGACTGGGCACGTGGATCGGCGCGGGCCTGGCCCTGGCCGGGCTCTACTTTCTCTCCGTGGGCGAGAGTCTGAGCGTCAATTTCGGCGACGTGCTCATCTTCATCGGCGCGTTCTTCTGGGCCGGACACGTGCTGCTCATCGGCTGGCTGACCCCGGGCATGACCGCCGGGCAGGCCGTGCGCCTCTCGAGCATCCAGTTCGCGGTCTGCGCCGTGCTCAGCCTGGGCGTGGCCCTGGCGGGCGAGGAGATCACCCTGGCCGGACTCCGGGGCGGACTCTGGCCCATCCTCTACGGCGGCTTCATGTCCGTGGGCGTGGCCTACACCCTTCAGGTGGTGGCCCAGCGCGACGCCAAACCCGCCCACGCGGCCATCATCCTCAACCTGGAGACCGTGTTCGCGGCCCTGGCCGGAGTCCTGCTCCTGGGCGAGGGCATGGACCTGCGCGGCGTCCTGGGCTGCGGCCTGATGCTCTCGGGGATGCTCGTCTCGCAATTCAAGCCTTGA
- a CDS encoding AAA family ATPase: MKIESIRLKNFKIFRDVFIQDIPKFCVIVGANGSGKSTFFDVFGFLHDALKGNVRQALDSRGRFREVISRDAGEDTILIEIQYRMEILGIDRLVTYSLEIGERQGAPVIKREILRYKRGRHGAPFHFLNFSEGEGFAISNEEDFNKPDEELEREQQKLDAPDILAIKGLGQFERFKAANAFRRLIEAWHVSDFHIGAARGRKEASGESEHLSETGDNLPRVALYLYEHHQAVFNNILKSMVRRVPGVKNVKPLLMEDGYLTLQFQDGSFKTPFLDRYVSDGTIKMFAYLVLLNDPKPHPLLCVEEPENQLYPTLLAELAEEFRLYSIRGGQVVVSTHSPDFLNACELDEVLWIVKKDGYAEIHRAKDDPQITSYMSEGDKMGYLWKQGFFAGVDPR; the protein is encoded by the coding sequence ATGAAAATCGAATCCATCCGACTCAAAAATTTTAAAATCTTTCGGGATGTTTTCATTCAAGATATCCCAAAATTCTGCGTGATCGTAGGGGCTAATGGCTCAGGAAAGTCCACCTTCTTCGATGTATTTGGTTTTCTGCATGACGCGCTGAAAGGAAACGTCCGGCAAGCCTTGGACAGCCGTGGGCGTTTTCGTGAAGTGATCAGCCGGGACGCGGGGGAAGACACCATACTCATCGAAATTCAATACCGCATGGAGATCCTCGGCATTGATCGACTGGTCACCTATTCTTTGGAAATCGGTGAACGGCAAGGCGCTCCGGTCATTAAGCGGGAAATACTCCGCTACAAACGGGGACGACATGGCGCCCCCTTCCATTTCTTGAATTTTTCTGAAGGAGAAGGGTTTGCCATCAGCAATGAAGAAGATTTCAACAAACCGGATGAGGAGTTAGAGCGGGAGCAGCAAAAACTTGATGCGCCAGACATTCTGGCAATCAAAGGTCTTGGACAGTTTGAGAGGTTCAAGGCCGCCAACGCGTTCCGCCGTCTGATTGAAGCGTGGCACGTATCCGATTTTCATATTGGGGCGGCACGCGGCCGTAAAGAGGCCTCAGGTGAGTCTGAACACCTCTCCGAGACAGGTGACAATCTGCCACGAGTTGCCCTGTATCTCTATGAACACCATCAAGCAGTATTTAACAACATCCTCAAGAGTATGGTGCGCCGAGTTCCTGGCGTAAAAAATGTTAAACCATTATTGATGGAAGATGGATATCTAACCCTTCAATTTCAGGATGGATCATTTAAAACACCATTTCTTGACCGCTATGTATCTGATGGAACAATCAAGATGTTCGCATATCTTGTCCTATTAAATGATCCAAAGCCCCATCCGCTTCTTTGCGTAGAGGAACCGGAAAACCAATTATATCCAACATTACTCGCTGAATTGGCTGAAGAATTTCGACTGTACTCCATTCGCGGAGGGCAAGTTGTTGTTTCCACTCACTCACCAGACTTCTTAAATGCTTGTGAACTCGATGAAGTGTTATGGATCGTCAAGAAAGACGGCTATGCCGAAATTCATAGGGCCAAAGATGATCCCCAAATCACCAGCTATATGTCTGAAGGCGATAAGATGGGTTACCTTTGGAAGCAGGGCTTTTTCGCAGGAGTCGATCCTCGATGA
- a CDS encoding DUF4276 family protein, which produces MKELVFLLEELSAQAMLEGLLPKLLPQDINPRFIPFEGKQDLEKQLAKKIKGYNNRYASFIILRDQDSHPDCIALKTRYVELCNEAGRPDALVRLACRELESYYLADLAAVEKGLNLHGLVKKQGREKYRNPDNLGSPSEELKRLTRGRYQKLSGSRAIGPHLDLENRRSASFRNLIDAIRRMVTQLSAYQPE; this is translated from the coding sequence ATGAAAGAGTTGGTCTTTCTTCTAGAGGAGCTGTCGGCGCAAGCCATGCTTGAGGGGCTACTTCCAAAATTACTCCCCCAAGATATCAATCCACGCTTTATTCCTTTTGAGGGAAAACAAGATTTAGAAAAACAACTCGCAAAAAAAATCAAAGGATATAATAATCGATACGCTTCTTTTATCATATTAAGAGATCAGGATTCGCATCCTGATTGCATCGCCCTTAAAACACGATATGTTGAATTATGTAATGAAGCAGGAAGGCCTGATGCGTTAGTCCGTCTAGCGTGTCGCGAGTTAGAAAGTTACTATCTTGCAGATTTAGCAGCTGTGGAGAAGGGCCTCAACCTTCATGGACTCGTAAAAAAACAAGGACGGGAAAAGTATCGCAACCCGGACAACCTTGGTTCCCCTTCAGAAGAACTGAAGCGATTGACACGGGGTCGATATCAAAAGCTTAGTGGGTCGCGCGCAATTGGCCCACATCTTGATTTGGAAAATCGCCGCTCTGCCAGTTTTCGCAATCTGATTGATGCGATCCGGCGTATGGTTACTCAACTATCTGCTTATCAGCCCGAATAA
- a CDS encoding DEAD/DEAH box helicase, protein MNPVLEYVTALLDSPRLGGQVVHHRLLPGREAAFAEPARPWGASMRGLLETRGLSELYVHQAQAVNLARAGRNVVVATPTASGKTLCYNLPVIEEALRNPDSKALYLFPLKALAQDQLRAFEELAAPLGKSAPTAAIYDGDTSPYRRKKLRQSPPNVLLTNPEMLHLSLLPHHGIWAELFAGLSFVVVDEVHTYRGVFGSHMACLFRRLLRICALYGSTPTFIFCSATVGNPEQLCTQLTGLPVEGVTESGAAQGGRHMVFLNPADGPAQAAILLLQAALARGLRTILYCQSRKLTELVALWASERSGPYRERISAYRAGFLPEERREIEARMSSGELLAVISTSALELGIDIGGLDLCILVGYPGTVMATLQRGGRVGRSLRDSAVALVAGEDALDQYFMRHPEDFFARPPECAVLNPHNPVILDRHLVCATAELSLRLDEPYLAEEPVRARVEHLLAEGGLFFTEDGKEVVAGRRRPHRDLDLRGAGRSLHIEDREGREIGTIDAFRAFRETHPGAVYLHRGQSYVIADMDLETNRVLAEPRRVAYYTRVRGHKSTEILEVHDRGAAFGARVSFGRLRVTEEITGYEKRAVRGGKLLGMVPLDFPPLVFETEGLWFEIADEIRRAAEQGYLHFMGGIHAMEHAAIGILPLLVLADRNDLGGISTPFHPQVGSAAVFIYDGLPGGAGLTREAFGRAGELIVATLRTIEECPCETGCPSCVHSPKCGSGNRPIDKDAARFVLRSIREGRPPEIAAREETPMSQTPQPQQSLLLRKAAPRNFAVLDVETRYGADEVGGWNRADRMGVSIAVVWDSAREEFRDFPQEEVPAMAEFLRGFDLVVGFNVRRFDYSVLQGVTPFPFHSLPTLDMLEKVHQRLGYRLKLDNLAQATLGAGKSADGLMALKWWKEGRLDLITEYCRQDVAVTRDLYVHGRDNGFVLFQNKAKQKVRLPVEW, encoded by the coding sequence ATGAACCCTGTCCTGGAATACGTCACCGCCCTGCTGGACTCCCCCCGCCTGGGAGGGCAGGTGGTGCATCACCGCCTGCTGCCCGGCCGCGAGGCGGCCTTCGCGGAGCCCGCCCGGCCTTGGGGGGCCTCGATGCGCGGCCTGCTGGAGACCCGGGGGCTTTCGGAGCTGTACGTCCACCAGGCCCAGGCCGTGAACCTGGCCCGCGCGGGCCGCAACGTGGTGGTGGCCACGCCCACGGCCAGCGGCAAGACCCTCTGCTACAACCTGCCGGTGATCGAGGAGGCCCTGCGCAACCCCGACTCCAAGGCGCTCTATCTCTTCCCGCTCAAGGCCCTGGCCCAGGACCAGCTGCGGGCCTTCGAGGAGTTGGCGGCGCCGCTGGGCAAGAGCGCTCCCACGGCCGCGATCTACGACGGCGACACGAGCCCCTACCGCCGCAAGAAGCTCCGCCAGTCCCCGCCGAACGTCCTGCTGACCAACCCGGAGATGCTGCATCTCTCGCTCCTGCCGCACCACGGAATCTGGGCCGAGCTGTTCGCGGGCCTGTCCTTCGTGGTCGTGGACGAGGTGCATACCTACCGGGGCGTGTTCGGTTCGCACATGGCCTGCCTGTTCCGGCGGCTCCTGCGGATCTGCGCCCTGTACGGCTCCACCCCGACCTTCATCTTCTGCTCGGCCACGGTGGGCAATCCGGAACAGCTCTGCACCCAGCTCACGGGGCTGCCCGTGGAGGGGGTCACGGAGTCCGGCGCGGCCCAGGGCGGGCGGCACATGGTCTTTCTCAATCCGGCGGACGGCCCGGCCCAGGCCGCGATCCTGCTTCTCCAGGCGGCCCTGGCTCGGGGGCTCAGAACCATCCTCTACTGCCAGTCGCGCAAGCTCACCGAGTTGGTGGCCCTCTGGGCCTCGGAGCGTTCCGGGCCGTACCGGGAGCGCATCAGCGCCTACCGCGCGGGCTTCCTGCCCGAGGAGCGCCGGGAGATCGAGGCCCGCATGTCCTCGGGCGAACTGCTGGCGGTGATCTCCACCAGCGCCCTGGAGCTGGGCATCGACATCGGCGGCCTGGACCTCTGCATCCTGGTGGGCTACCCGGGCACGGTCATGGCCACGCTCCAGCGCGGCGGCCGGGTGGGCCGCTCCCTGCGCGACTCGGCCGTGGCCCTGGTGGCCGGGGAGGACGCCCTGGACCAGTACTTCATGCGCCACCCCGAGGACTTCTTCGCCCGGCCGCCGGAGTGCGCGGTGCTCAACCCCCACAACCCGGTGATCCTGGACCGGCACCTGGTCTGCGCCACGGCCGAACTGTCCCTGCGCCTGGACGAGCCCTACCTGGCCGAGGAGCCGGTGCGGGCGCGGGTGGAGCATCTCCTCGCCGAGGGCGGGCTGTTCTTCACCGAGGACGGCAAGGAGGTGGTGGCCGGACGAAGGCGGCCCCACCGCGACCTGGATCTGCGCGGCGCGGGCCGGAGCCTGCACATCGAGGATCGCGAAGGCCGGGAGATCGGGACCATCGACGCCTTCCGGGCCTTCCGCGAGACCCACCCCGGCGCGGTCTACCTGCACCGGGGCCAGAGCTACGTCATCGCGGACATGGACCTGGAGACGAACCGGGTGCTGGCCGAGCCCCGGCGGGTGGCCTATTACACCCGCGTGCGCGGGCACAAGTCAACGGAAATACTGGAAGTTCATGATCGCGGCGCGGCCTTCGGCGCGCGGGTGAGCTTCGGCCGCCTGCGCGTCACCGAAGAGATCACCGGCTACGAAAAGCGGGCCGTGCGCGGGGGCAAGCTCCTGGGCATGGTGCCCCTGGACTTCCCGCCCCTGGTCTTCGAGACCGAGGGTCTCTGGTTCGAGATTGCCGACGAGATCCGCCGGGCCGCCGAGCAGGGCTATCTGCACTTCATGGGCGGCATCCACGCCATGGAGCACGCGGCCATCGGCATCCTGCCTCTGCTCGTGCTGGCCGACCGCAACGACCTGGGCGGCATCTCCACACCCTTCCACCCCCAGGTGGGTTCGGCGGCGGTGTTCATCTACGACGGCCTGCCCGGCGGAGCGGGCCTGACCCGCGAGGCGTTCGGCCGGGCCGGGGAACTCATCGTCGCCACCCTGCGGACCATCGAGGAGTGCCCCTGCGAAACCGGCTGCCCCTCCTGCGTGCACTCACCCAAGTGCGGCTCCGGCAACCGCCCCATTGACAAGGACGCGGCGCGCTTCGTACTGCGGAGCATCCGCGAAGGTCGGCCGCCGGAAATCGCGGCCCGGGAGGAAACGCCCATGTCCCAGACGCCGCAGCCTCAGCAGTCCTTGCTTTTGCGGAAAGCCGCGCCCCGGAATTTCGCCGTGCTCGACGTGGAGACGCGTTACGGGGCCGACGAGGTGGGCGGCTGGAACCGCGCCGACCGGATGGGCGTGAGCATCGCCGTGGTCTGGGACTCCGCGCGCGAGGAGTTCCGGGACTTTCCGCAGGAGGAGGTGCCCGCCATGGCCGAATTCCTGCGTGGCTTCGACCTCGTGGTGGGCTTCAACGTGCGCCGCTTCGACTACTCCGTGCTCCAGGGCGTGACGCCCTTCCCCTTCCACAGCCTGCCCACCCTGGACATGCTGGAGAAGGTCCACCAGCGGTTGGGCTACCGGCTCAAGCTGGACAACCTGGCCCAGGCCACCCTTGGCGCGGGCAAGTCCGCCGACGGACTCATGGCGCTCAAGTGGTGGAAGGAGGGCCGCCTGGACCTCATCACCGAATACTGCCGCCAGGACGTGGCCGTGACCCGCGACCTCTACGTCCATGGCCGTGACAACGGCTTCGTGCTGTTCCAGAACAAGGCCAAGCAGAAGGTCCGCCTGCCCGTGGAGTGGTAA
- a CDS encoding MerR family transcriptional regulator: MGWTIGRLAKRHGLSRSTLPHYDAIGLLRASARGGGDYRVYDAADDERLAAIRRYRRAGLPLAAIRDLLNGGENSLASILGRRVEDLDAEIDELKRQRAFALKLLGRADELPPAGIPLDKKRWTELLRASGFSEDDMTRWHTAFERSDPAGHQRFLEFLRIPAEEIAAIRAFSSAREETLPTTPEAPGTPRS; this comes from the coding sequence ATGGGCTGGACCATCGGCAGGCTGGCCAAACGGCACGGCCTCTCGCGCAGCACCCTGCCGCACTACGACGCCATCGGCCTGCTGCGGGCCTCGGCCCGCGGCGGGGGCGACTACCGGGTCTACGACGCGGCCGACGACGAACGGCTGGCGGCCATCCGCCGCTACCGCCGGGCCGGCCTGCCCCTGGCCGCCATCCGCGACCTTCTGAACGGAGGCGAAAACAGCCTGGCCTCCATCCTGGGCAGGCGGGTCGAGGACCTGGACGCCGAGATCGACGAACTCAAGCGCCAGCGCGCCTTCGCGCTCAAGCTCCTGGGCCGCGCGGACGAGCTGCCGCCCGCCGGGATTCCCCTGGACAAAAAACGCTGGACGGAACTCCTGCGCGCCTCGGGCTTCAGCGAGGACGACATGACGCGCTGGCACACGGCCTTCGAGCGCTCCGACCCGGCGGGGCACCAACGCTTCCTGGAATTTCTGCGCATCCCGGCGGAGGAGATCGCGGCCATCCGCGCCTTCTCCTCCGCGCGGGAAGAAACTCTCCCTACGACTCCAGAAGCTCCAGGCACTCCGAGGTCGTGA
- a CDS encoding cysteine hydrolase family protein, giving the protein MKALVIVDIQADYFPGGRMELVGSPEAAAQAARLLFAFRDKGWPVFHVRHESTRPGSTFFLPGTPGAEFHPLVQPRPGEAVVLKRFPNSFRDTPLLDLLREAGVRELVVCGMMTHMCVDATVRAAFDLGFGCVVPVDACATRALSFQGAAIPAAQVHGAFLAALGAVYCRLVTTSECLELLES; this is encoded by the coding sequence ATGAAAGCCTTGGTGATCGTCGACATCCAGGCCGACTACTTCCCGGGCGGCCGCATGGAGCTGGTGGGTTCGCCCGAGGCCGCGGCCCAGGCCGCGCGCCTGCTGTTCGCCTTCCGGGACAAGGGCTGGCCCGTGTTCCACGTGCGGCATGAGTCCACGCGTCCGGGCTCGACCTTCTTTCTGCCCGGCACGCCGGGGGCGGAGTTCCATCCCCTGGTGCAGCCGCGCCCTGGCGAGGCCGTGGTGCTCAAACGCTTTCCCAACAGCTTCCGAGACACGCCGCTGCTGGACCTCCTGCGCGAGGCCGGGGTCCGGGAGTTGGTGGTCTGCGGCATGATGACCCACATGTGCGTGGACGCCACGGTGCGCGCGGCCTTCGACCTGGGCTTCGGCTGCGTGGTTCCGGTGGACGCCTGCGCCACGAGGGCGCTCTCGTTCCAGGGCGCGGCCATTCCGGCGGCCCAGGTCCACGGCGCGTTTCTGGCCGCCCTGGGCGCGGTCTACTGCCGCCTGGTCACGACCTCGGAGTGCCTGGAGCTTCTGGAGTCGTAG
- a CDS encoding N-acetyltransferase, whose amino-acid sequence MFIRDERPDDVSRISRIQYDAFKNHPVHAPGAEPTEHRIVERLRASGRLTLSLLAEAGDEAVGHVALSPAVVGAAREGWFLLGPVGVSPHFQGQGIGSALVRAALRRMREVRADGVVLVGGPRSTPASASSTCPACSTRACRSNTSWRRASTTRFPGARSSPTRPSPKARSAHRP is encoded by the coding sequence ATGTTCATTCGAGACGAACGGCCTGACGACGTTTCGCGCATCTCGCGCATCCAATACGACGCCTTCAAGAACCACCCGGTCCACGCGCCCGGGGCCGAGCCCACGGAACACCGCATCGTCGAACGCCTGCGGGCGTCCGGCCGCCTGACCCTCTCCCTGCTGGCCGAGGCCGGGGACGAGGCCGTGGGGCACGTCGCCCTCTCGCCCGCCGTGGTGGGCGCGGCCCGCGAGGGCTGGTTCCTGCTCGGTCCCGTGGGCGTGTCGCCGCACTTCCAGGGGCAGGGCATCGGCTCGGCCCTGGTCCGCGCGGCGCTCCGGCGCATGCGCGAGGTGAGGGCCGACGGCGTCGTGCTGGTGGGGGGCCCGCGTTCTACGCCCGCTTCGGCTTCGAGCACATGCCCGGCCTGCTCTACCCGGGCGTGCCGGAGCAATACGTCCTGGCGGCGTGCTTCAACGACGCGGTTCCCCGGGGCGCGATCATCGCCCACGAGGCCTTCGCCGAAGGCGCGTAGCGCCCACCGGCCCTAG